A section of the Larus michahellis chromosome 1, bLarMic1.1, whole genome shotgun sequence genome encodes:
- the PHF21B gene encoding PHD finger protein 21B isoform X4, whose protein sequence is MELHSLQEALKVEIQCHQKLVAQMKQDPQTLGTITAVPIKVPQVSSLQRLAGQGPAVLPQVRPKTLIPDSLPISPCRDQPSKQPPTFQKATVVSIKNPSPALPTANNTVSHVQTPNSQSQSVTESTAISSPLSSAGVAYAIISTSPNNATPISTSATVSVVNDSIKVQPLLISADSKVIIIQPQVQTHTESKVETKKPPEESAQGPSATKKKKEENPEKIAFMVALGLVTTEHLEEIQSKRQERKRRSTANPAYSGLLETERKRLASNYLNNPLFLSTRANEDPFWKNEIHHDEHCTACKRGVNLQPCGTCPRAYHLNCLDPPLKTAPKGVWVCPKCQQKVLKKDDNVPWTGTLAIVHSYVTHKTVKEEEKRKLLKRSSELKSEHRQLEEKDRLLNNAVKKCLELKTSLLAQQKGTQSSLERLKTLIRLIQNEQMIQVTMTTTTTSSLLTVPWIKPSSASAAMHKALQQSQGNN, encoded by the exons ACTTTGGGAACTATCACTGCAGTGCCCATTAAGGTTCCTCAGGTCAGCTCCTTGCAGAGGTTGGCAGGACAAGGACCAGCAGTGCTACCTCAG GTTAGGCCAAAGACCCTGATTCCAGACAGCCTCCCTATCTCCCCGTGCAGAGACCAACCTTCCAAACAGCCTCCTACCTTCCAGAAGGCAACCGTAGTCAGCATCaaaaaccccagccctgccctcccgaCTGCCAATAACACCGTCAGCCATGTACAGACGCCTAACAGCCAGTCACAAAGTGTCACCGAGTCCACAGCTATTTCATCACCTCTGAGCAGTGCAGGTGTGGCGTACGCCATCATTTCCACCTCCCCCAACAATGCAACTCCTATCAGCACCAGCGCAACTGTCTCTGTGGTCAACGATAGCATTAAAGTGCAACCACTCCTCATTAGTGCCGATAGCAAG GTTATCATTATTCAGCCTCAAGTCCAAACCCACACAGAAAGTAAAGTGGAGACAAAGAAACCTCCTGAAGAGTCAGCTCAGGGACCTTCtgctaccaaaaagaaaaaggaggaaaatccagag aaaattgcCTTCATGGTAGCATTAGGACTGGTTACAACAGAACATTTGGAAG AAATCCAGAGCAAGCgtcaggaaagaaagagaagaagcaCAGCAAATCCAGCCTACAGTGGACTCTTGGAAACAGAG CGGAAACGTCTTGCATCAAATTATTTGAATAACCCCTTGTTCCTTTCAACAAGAG CAAATGAGGATCCATTCTGGAAG AATGAGATCCACCACGATGAACACTGCACTGCTTGCAAGCGTGGCGTTAACTTGCAGCCCTGTGGCACATGTCCCAGAGCATATCACCTCAACTGCTTGGACCCACCCCTCAAAACTGCCCCCAAGGGGGTTTGGGTCTGTCCAAAGTGCCAACAGAAG GTGTTAAAGAAAGATGACAATGTGCCGTGGACTGGAACTTTGGCTATTGTTCACTCCTATGTTACTCATAAAACAG TCAAAGAAGAAGAGAAGCGAAAGTTATTAAAGAGAAGCAGCGAGCTGAAGAGTGAGCATAGACAGTTAGAAGAAAAAGATCGACTTCTCAACAATGCAGTGAAG AAATGCTTAGAGCTAAAAACCAGCCTGTTGGCCCAGCAGAAAGGGACTCAGTCATCACTGGAACGTCTCAAAACCCTCATTAGACTGATACAAAACGAGCAGATGATTCAGGTTACCATGAcgaccaccaccacctcctccctgctAACTGTCCCCTGGATCAAACCCTCCTCTGCCTCCGCTGCCATGCACAAAGCCTTGCAGCAATCACAGGGTAACAACTGA